In Luteipulveratus mongoliensis, the DNA window CGGTGGCCTACTGGGCGGTGCCGTTCGGCATCCTCGGTGGCCGGCTCTACCACGTGATCACGACGCCCCAGCCGTACTTCGGCAAGGGCGGTCACCCTCTCGACGCCTTCAAGATCTGGCACGGCGGCCTCGGCATCTGGGGTGCCGTCGCGCTCGGCGCCTTCGGTGCCTGGCTCGGCTGCCGCCGCCACGGGATCCCGTTCCTGGAGTACGCCGATGCGGCCGCTCCCGGCGTCGCGATCGCCCAGGCGATGGGCCGGTGGGGCAACTACTTCAACAACGAGCTGTATGGCGGGCACACCGACCTGCCGTGGGGTCTGCAGGTACACGAGTGGTCCGACGGGGAAGCCGTTCGCAACGCGGCGGGCGACGCCATCCTCAAGCCAGGCGGACCGTTCCACCCGACCTTCCTCTACGAGTCGATCTGGTGCCTGCTGATCGCGCTGATCGTGGTGCTGATCGACCGACGGCGGGTCCTCGGGCGCGGGCGCTCCTTCGCGCTCTACATCACGCTCTACCCGATCGGCCGCATCGTGTTCGAGCTGATGCGCAGCGATCCGGCCAACCACATCCTCGGAGTCCGCGTCAACGTCTGGATGTCGATCCTGGTGTTCCTGGCCGGTCTGGTGGCGTTCATCCACCTCGGGCGGCGTGATCCGGACGGCGGGCGACCAGCGACAGAGAGCGTCTCAACATCTGAGATCTGAAGTCCATGTTGTGAAACAGATCGGGCGCCGATAAAGTGCTCTGACTGTCCACGCTGGCCAATGTCGTCCTGCATGGCTCTCCCTGCCCGACGCTTTGGCCCCTGGTCACCGCGTCCCGACGACGACAGGACGGTGAGTCATCACATGGGTCTTGCCCACTTCTCCGCCCAGCCTCCGGCCACAGGTCTGTACGACCCCGCGAACGAGCACGACGCGTGCGGTGTCGCGATGGTCGCCACGATGCGTGGCACTGCCGGCCACGACATCGTTGATCACGCGCTGACCGCGCTGCGCAACCTCGAGCACCGTGGAGCCACGGGCGCTGATCCCACCGTCGGTGACGGCGCCGGCATCCTGACGCAGGTCCCCGACGAGTTCCTGCGTGAGGTGGCCGGTTTCGACCTGCCGCCCGCAGGCCAGTACGCCGTCGGCCTCGCGTTCATGCCGACCGATCCCGATGAGCAGTGGCACATCGGGGAGCAGCTCGACGTCCTCGCGTCCCAGGAGGGCCTGCGGGTCGTGGGTTGGCGCGACGTCCCGACCGATCCGTCCCTGGTCGGTGAGATGGCCCTGCAGACGATGCCGGTCTTCCGCCACGTGTTCGTGGCCTCGGCTGAGGGTGACCTGGGCGGCGTCGAGCTCGACCGCCTGGCGTTCTGCCTGCGCAAGCGCGCCGAGCGTGAGCTCGCGGTCTACTTCGCGTCGCTGTCCGCGCGGACCCTGGTCTACAAGGGCATGCTGACGACCGGTCAGCTGGAGCCGTTCTTCCCCGACCTGTCGGACCGTCGCTTCGCCACCGAGCTCGCCCTGGTCCACTCACGGTTCTCGACCAACACATTCCCGTCCTGGCCCCTCGCGCACCCGTACCGCTTCATCGCCCACAACGGCGAGATCAACACGGTGCGCGGCAACCGCAACTGGATGAGCGCGCGTGAGTCGACGCTCTCCAGCGACGTCATCCCGGGCGACCTGTCCCGCATCTTCCCGATCTGCACCCCGGAGGCGTCCGACTCGGCCACCTTCGACGAGGTGCTCGAGCTGCTCCACCTCGGTGGCCGCAGCCTGCCGCACTCGGTCCTGATGATGATTCCCGAGGCGTGGGAGAACCACGCCACGATGGACCCGGCCCGCCGTGCGTTCTACGAGTTCCACTCCACGATCATGGAGCCGTGGGACGGCCCCGCCTGTGTCACCTTCACCGACGGCACGCTGGTCGGCGCGGTGCTGGACCGCAACGGTCTGCGCCCCGGGCGCTACGCCGTGACCAGCGACGGTCTGGTCGTCCTGGCCTCGGAGGCCGGCGTCCTGGACCTTGACCCGGCCACGGTCGTACGCAAGGGCCGGATGCAGCCCGGCAAGATGTTCCTCGTCGACACCGAGCACGGCCGGATTGTCGGTGACGACGAGGTCAAGGCGTCCCTCGCCGCGGAGAACCCTTACGAGGAGTGGCTGCACGCGGGCATCGTCCGCTTCGAGGACCTCCCCGAGCGCGAGCACGTCTGGCACACGCCGGCCTCGGTCGTACGCCGTCAGCAGACCTTCGGCTACACGCAGGAAGAGCTGAAGATCCTGCTCTCGCCGATGGCCCGCACGGGTGGCGAGGCGCTGGGCTCGATGGGCACGGACACGCCGATCGCCGTGCTGTCCAGTCGGCCGCGGCTGCTGTTCGACTACTTCAGTCAGCTGTTCGCGCAGGTGACCAACCCGCCGCTGGACGCCATCCGCGAGGAGCTGGTGACCTCGCTCGGCACGCTCATGGGTCCGGAGGGCAACGCGCTCGAGGCCAGCCCCGCGCATGCCCGTCAGCTCGAGCTGCCGTTCCCGGTCATCGACAACGACGAGCTCGCCAAGATCGTCCATCTCAACTCCCGCGGCGACATGCCCGGCTACGCGACCTACGTCATCCGCGGCACCTACCGCGTCGCAGGTGGCGTGAGCGCGATGCGCGCCCGCCTGCAGGGCATCTTCGCCGAGGTCTCGCAGGCCATCGAGGACGGCCACCGCTTCGTGGTGCTGTCCGACCGCGACAGCGGGCCGGCGTTCGCGCCGATCCCGTCGCTGCTGCTGACGGCGGCCGTGCACCACCACCTGACCCGTGAGAAGACCCGCACCCAGGTCGGTCTGATCGTCGAGGCCGGCGATGTCCGCGAGGTCCATCACGTGGCCCTCCTCGTCGGCTACGGCGCGGCCGCGGTCAACCCGTACCTCGCGATGGAGTCCGTCGAGGACCTCGTACGCCGTGGGGTGCTGACCGATGTCAACGCCGAGCAGGCGGTGCGCAACCTCATCAAGGCGCTCGGCAAGGGCGTGCTGAAGGTGATGTCCAAGATGGGCATCTCCACCGTCGCGTCCTACCGCGGCGCGCAGGTATTCGAGGCGACCGGACTGTCGCAAGAGCTGGTCGATGCCTACTTCACCGGCACCGTGTCTCGCCTCGGTGGCATCGGGCTGGACATCGTGGCCCGGGAGGTCGCCGAGCGGCACGCGAAGGCGTACCCCAAGGACGGCCAGGGTCCCTCGCACCGCACGCTCGAAGATGGTGGCGAGTATCAGTGGCGCCGCGAGGGTGAGCCGCACCTGTTCGACCCGGAGACGGTGTTCCGGCTCCAGCACTCCACGCGTGCCCGCCGCTACGACATCTTCAAGAAGTACACCGAGGCGGTCGACAACCAGTCCGAGCGGCTGATGACGCTGCGCGGTCTCTTCGGCTTCAGCAGCGACCGCGGACCGATCTCCATCGATGAGGTCGAGCCGGTCAGCGAGATCGTCAAGCGGTTCAACACGGGTGCGATGAGCTACGGCTCGATCAGCATGGAGGCACACGAGACGCTCGCGATCGCGATGAACCGTCTCGGCGGGCGGTCGAATACCGGTGAGGGCGGCGAGGACCCCGAGCGGCTGACCGACCCAGAGCGGCGCTCGGCGATCAAGCAGGTCGCGAGCGGGCGCTTCGGTGTGACGTCGCACTACCTCACCGAGTCCGACGACATCCAGATCAAGATGGCGCAGGGCGCCAAGCCGGGCGAGGGTGGCCAGCTGCCCGGCCACAAGGTCTACCCGTGGGTGGCCAAGACGCGTCACTCGACGCCGGGCGTCGGCCTCATCTCGCCGCCCCCGCACCACGACATCTACTCGATCGAGGACCTGGCTCAGCTGATCCATGACCTCAAGAACGCCAACCCGCAGGCGCGCATCCACGTCAAGCTGGTCAGCGAGGTCGGAGTCGGCACGGTGGCGGCCGGCGTCTCCAAGGCGCATGCGGACGTCGTCCTCATCTCCGGTCATGACGGCGGCACCGGCGCATCGCCGCTGACCTCGCTCAAGCACGCGGGCGGACCGTGGGAGCTCGGCCTCGCCGAGACCCAGCAGACGCTGCTGCTCAATGGCCTGCGCAACCGGATCGTGGTGCAGACCGACGGTCAGCTCAAGACCGGTCGAGACGTCGTCATCGCGGCGCTGCTGGGTGCTGAGGAGTACGGCTTCGCGACCGCACCGTTGGTCGTGAGCGGCTGCATCATGATGCGGGTCTGTCACCTCGACACCTGTCCGGTCGGCATCGCGACCCAGAACCCGGACCTGCGAGCGCGGTTCAGCGGTAAGCCGGAGTTCGTCGAGACCTTCTTCGAGTACATCGCCGAGGAGGTGCGCGAGCTGCTCGCCGAGCTCGGCTTCCGCACGCTCGACGAGGCGATCGGTCAGGTCGGCGTCCTGGACACCGCGCGCGCCGTCGACCACTGGAAGGCCAGTGGTCTGGACCTCAGCCCGGTCCTGGCGAATGTCGAGCTCCCCGAGGGCACCTCGCGGCACCAGACCGTCCTTCAGGACCACGGCCTCGAGAAGGCCCTGGACCTGCAGCTGATCACGATGAGCAAGGACGCCCTGGAGCACCAGGCGCCGGTGCGCATCGAGGTGCCCGTCAGCAACGTCAACCGCACGGTCGGCACCATGCTCGGACACGAGGTGACCAAGCGCTATCCCGACGGGTTGGCTGACGACACCATCGACGTCTCGTTCACCGGTTCGGCAGGCCAGTCGTTCGGCGCGTTCGTCCCGGCCGGTGTCACGCTCCGTCTTTACGGCGAAGCGAACGACTACGTCGGCAAGGGCCTCTCGGGAGGCCGCATCGTCGTACGCCCCCTGCGGGATGCCTCGCTCGTCGCCGAACGAAACGCCATTGCTGGCAACGTCATTGGCTACGGCGCGACCAGTGGGCAGATCTTCCTGCGCGGTGTGGTGGGGGAGCGGTTCTGCGTGCGCAACTCCGGTGCGACCGCCGTCGTCGAGGGCGTGGGCGACCACGCCTGCGAATACATGACAGGCGGCACCGTGCTGGTGCTCGGTCAGACCGGCCGCAACTTCGCGGCGGGGATGTCCGGGGGACAGGCGTACGTCCTGGACCTCGACGAGAGCCAGGTCAACCCCGAGCTGGTCGACGTGATCGGCCTGCGTGAGGCAGACATCGCAGCCGTGCACGACCTGCTGCGCGCCCACGAGGAATGGACCGACTCCAGCGTTGCGGGCAAGCTCCTGGCGGAGTGGCCGGCGGCGGTCGAGCGGTTCTCCCTCGTCCTTCCGCGCACCTACCAGAAGGTGCTCGACGTCCGAACCGAGGCCGCAGACGAAGGCCTCGACCCCGACAGCCCCCAGGTGTGGGAGCGGATCATGGAGGCCAACCGTGGCTGACCCCCGTGGATTCTTGACGACGCGGGAGCGCGAGCTGCCCGCCCGCCGTCCGGTGCCCGTCCGGATCAAGGACTGGCGTGAGGTCTATGAGGAGCAGGAGCTCGGTCAGCTCCAGCGCCAGGCCGGCCGCTGCATGGACTGCGGAATTCCCTTCTGCCACAACGGTTGTCCGCTTGGCAACCTGATCCCTGAGTGGAACGACCTCGCGTGGCGGGGCGACTGGCCGGACGCCATCGAGCGGCTGCACGCGACCAACAACTTCCCGGAGTTCACGGGGCGGTTGTGCCCGGCTCCGTGCGAGACCGCCTGCGTGCTCGGCATCAGTGAGCCCGCAGTGACGATCAAGCAGGTCGAGCTGACCACCATCGAGCAGGCCTTCGCCCGCGACGGTGTCGAGCCGCAGCCGCCCGCCCGTCTGACCAACAAGACGGTCGCGGTGGTTGGGTCCGGTCCGGCCGGCCTCGCTGCTGCTCAGCAACTCACCCGCGCCGGTCACACGGTCGCGGTCTACGAGCGGGCCGACAAGCCCGGCGGCCTGCTGCGCTATGGCATCCCCGAGTTCAAGATGGAGAAGTCCGTCCTGGACCGTCGCCTGGAGCAGATGACTGCTGAGGGCACTCGCTTCCGCTGCAACCGCAGCATCGGTGACGACATCACCGGCACCCAGCTGCGTGCTCGGTACGACGCCGTCGTGCTGGCCGTCGGATCGACTGTTCCGCGTGACCTCCCCGTCCCGGGGCGCGAGCTCGACGGCATCGTGCAGGCGATGGACTACCTGCCGGACGCTAACCGGGTCGCGCTCGGCCAGGAGGTCGAGGACCAGATCCTGGCGACCGACAAGGACGTCGTGATCATCGGCGGTGGCGACACCGGTGCCGACTGCCTCGGTACGGCCATCCGCCAGGGTGCCCGGTCGATCACGCAGCTGGAGATCATGCCGCGCCCGGGTGAGGAGCGCGTGGACGGCCAGCCGTGGCCGACGTACCCGATGCTCTTCCGCGTCGCGAGTGCGCACGAGGAGGGCGGCGACCGCGTCTACGCCACGAGCACCAAGGAGGTGCTCGGCGACAAGGACGGCAAGGTCAAGGCGCTGCGCCTCGTCGAGGTCAAGATGGGCGACAAGGGGTTCGAGGAGGTCGAGGGCTCCGAGCGTGAGATCCCGGCCCAGCTCGTGCTGCTGGCGATGGGCTTCCTGGGTCCGGCGCCGGAGGGTCTGGTCGAGCAGCTCGGCGTGGAGACGGATGAGCGTTCCAACATCGTGCGGGACGACTCTTACATGACCTCGGTGCCGGGTGTCTTCGTGGCCGGTGACGCCGGTCGTGGGCAGTCGCTCATCGTGTGGGCGATCGCCGAAGGCCGTTCTGCCGCAAAGGGAGTCGACGCTTTCCTGACCGGTTCGTCCAACCTGCCCTACCCGATTCGACCGACCGAACGGCCGCTCACCGCGTAGTCGGTGGGCGGCCGTCCGGCCGTCATCCGCAATTACCCGACCGTACGTTGCTGTAGCTCTGGCGCGCACTCCTCCTCCGGACGGATTCGCAGGCTCACCCGTGCCGGCATCGTTGTGCAAGCCGGCTGCGTGATGTGCGTTTTCGGTGGATAGTGTTGGTTCATGCGCCGTGCCAAGATCGTTGCCACACTCGGACCTGCCACCTCCACAGCCCAACGGGTCCACGACCTCGTGACCGCGGGCATGGATGTCGCTCGACTCAACCTGTCCCACGGCTCCTATGCCGACCACGAGCAGGTCTATACCTACATTCGCGAAGCCAGCGACGACACCCAGCGTGCGGTCGGGATCCTGGTGGACCTGCAAGGACCCAAGATCCGGACCGGCACCTTCGCCAAGGGACCGATCAAGATCGCGCCGGGGGACCGGTTCACCATCACCGTCGATGACATCGAGGGCGACCAGGATCGGGTGTCGACCACCTACAAGGGGCTGCCCGGCGATGTGAAGCCCGGCGACCGTCTGCTGATCGACGATGGCAAGGTCGAGCTGCGCGCGGTCGAGGTCACCGACACCGACGTGGTCACCGAGGTCGTCGAGGGCGGTGCCGTCTCCAATCACAAGGGCATCAACCTGCCCGGTGTCGCAGTCAGTGTCCCCGCCCTGTCGACCAAGGACGAGGAAGACCTGCGCTGGGCGCTCAAGCTCCGCGCGGACATGATCGCCCTGTCCTTCGTGCGCAACGCGAGCGACATCAAGCGGGTGCACGAGATCATGGACGAGGTTGGCGTACGACTCCCGGTGATCGCCAAGGTCGAGAAGCCGCAGGCGGTCGACAACCTCGCCGAGATCGTCGACGCGTTCGACGGCATCATGGTCGCCCGAGGCGACCTCGGCGTCGAGATGCCGCTCGAGGACGTACCGATCGTGCAGAAGCGTGCGGTCGAGCTCGCCCGCCGCTCCGCGAAGCCGGTCATTGTCGCCACGCAGGTGCTCGAGTCGATGATCGAGAACTCCAGGCCGACCCGCGCCGAGGCGTCCGACTGTGCGAACGCGGTGCTCGACGGGGCGGACGCAATCATGCTGTCCGGCGAGACGAGCGTGGGCGCATGGCCGATCGACGCGGTACGCACGATGTCGCGCATCATCGAGAGCACGGAGGAGCACGGTCTGGAGCGCATTCCGGGTCTCGGTACGCGCCCGCACACCATGGGTGGTGCCGTCACCGCGGCAGCCGCCGAGATCGGTGACCTGCTCGATGTGAAGTACCTCGTCACCTTCACGACCTCAGGCGACTCCGCGCTGCGGATGGCCCGCATCCGCAGCAAGCGTCCGATGCTGGCGTTCACGCCGAACGGCTCGACCCGGTCACAGCTCGCGCTGGTGTGGGGCATGGAGACGTTCCTCACCCCGACCGTGAAGCACACCGACCAGATGGCCGCTCAGGTCGACGAGATCCTGCTGTCCTCCAAGCGCTGCGCTGAGGGGGACAGGGTGATCATCGTCGCCGGCTCGCCCCCCGGGATCCCTGGCTCGACCAACGCGCTGCGGGTCCACCGGATGGGCGATGCCAAGAACAAGGTGGCGCCGGCATACCAGGAGCTCGACAAGGGTTAGCCGCCGTGTCCGAGTTCAGGGCGAGCGGGCTTCTGCCGTATCCTGACTCGGCACTCGCCGGGGTGGTGGAATGGCAGACACGGAGCACTCAAAATGCTCTGCTCGAAAGGGCGTGCGGGTTCAAGTCCCGCTCCCGGCACTCTTATTCACTCGCTTTGCGCACCAGTCAGGGGACCGTCATGTCCGAGCCCAGCGACACGCGTCCATCGAAGGACGGCCCCAACAGGCACGGCGTGATCGGGATGGCGCTCGGCTTCCTGGTCGGCATCTGCGGCGTCCTCGTCGGCACGGCCGGCTGGCCGTCGTGGACCGTCGCTGTCGCGGCCATGGCCTGCGGCTTCTGGTGGGCCTTCGGTCGTCAGCTGTTCTGAGCCGCCGCGCTCAGGCGTCCAGCGGCGTCCGGCACCACGAGCTCATGCGCATGAAGCGATCCCGGCCGTTCTCGGTGTAGTGAAAACGCACCAGCTCCAACGTGTCGACCCGGTAGGCGACCGGCTCGATCCGGCGGCGTGACTGCGACCACTCGATCAGACCCGCGGGGTCCCTGATGTCGGCGGCGAAGTGGATCAGGTTGGCGTAGAAGATGTCTCGTGGGTCATCCCGCTCGTAGTACGCGTCCTCGCCGAGCTCGGCCGCCATCCGGTCCATGAGCTGCCAGGCGCGCTGATCGCTCGGCTCGAGCTGAGCCATCACACTGCCGCTGGTCAACGTGACCCCCGTGAGGGCGAAGGTGAGGGCGTTCGTGGCACGCGCGGTCCGGCGTACGGCTGCGGCGCAGCGCTGGGCGATGGGATCCACGGGCGCGGCGGCCGCCCGGTAGGGCTCGATCGCGCGCACCGTGATGTGTGCGGCCTCCTCGTGGCCGGTCATGAAATGACCCGGGCCTGCGTAGAACTCGGCCTCGCGCATCAGCGAAGCCACCTCCTGGCGCATCGGGTCGGGGAGCGAGAGCACGATGCTGATCGGCCAGCGTCCGCCCTCGTCAGGCGGGACATCGCGCCGGTGGCTCCCCTCCCGGATATCAACCTCGGCGGCCTGGAACAGGGTGTCGAACACGGTGGTCACCGCAGCATGGTCACATGCGGCCCGCGTGATGCTCAGCACGGGCGCGACGTACGGCGATCCGGCGCCAGAACCCGTCGGTAGGCTGATCTCGTGACCGAGAGCGTGCGTGCGACCACTGATGAATCCGCCGGCGGACAGCTCCGCGTGGTGGTGGCCGAGGACGAGGCTTTGATCCGCATGGATCTTGCCGAGATGCTCGGCGAGGCCGGGTACGACGTCGTGGCCGAGGTGGGCAACGGCGAGGAAGCCGTCGCCAAGGCCCGCGAGCTGAAGCCGGACCTGGTCGTGATGGACGTCAAGATGCCCGTGCTCGACGGGATCTCCGCGGCCAGCCAGATCGGCGAGGACGGCATCGCGCCGGTCGTCATGCTGACCGCCTTCAGCGACAAGGACCTGGTCGAGCGCGCCAGCGATGCCGGCGTCATGGCGTACGTCCTCAAGCCCTTCACCATCGATGACCTGCGCCCGGCCATCTCAGTCGCGACCTCTCGGTGGAGGGAGCGGGCGGTTCTTGCTCAGGAGGTCGCTGACCTGGGCGAACGCCTGGAGACCCGCAAGCGGCTGGACCGCGCCAAAGGCATCCTGATGAAGCGCCTCGACATCGATGAGGCGGCGGCCTTCCGATGGATCCAGAAGACCGCCATGGACCGCCGGCTCGGCATGCGCGAGATCTCCGACGCCGTCATCGACGGCATGTCGGACGACCCGAAGTCCTGACGGCAGCACGAGACGTAAGGGTCAAAGCCCGTGTGACTCCCGTCGCAGGCCGCAGATTGGTCACGACATGCGGGAGTTGTGGAGAAGTGCCATCAGCACGGCACGGTCGGGGCTACTTTCGAGCGACCTGTTCCATGGGGGCGGACCGGATCGAGTGATCGAGCCGGTCGTCTACGAACTCTTTCGACACACACGGAGGCTGACTGTGTCTCGGTCCATCAAGGCTTCAGCGGCGCTCGCCGCTGCGGCGTTCGTTCTCGCAGGCTGCGCCAATGACAGCAAGGACGGTGGCAGCTCTGACACCGGTTCCGGCGCGGGGAGCACCGTCAAGCAGCTGCCGGCGCAGTCCAGCATCGAGGCACCCGCAGATGCGCTGAAGCCGGCCGGTGACGGCAAGGCCAAGTGCGCGGCCGGCACGACCATCGCCTACATCGGCGCGATGACGGGCGACAACGCCCAGCTCGGTATCAACATCTACAACGGTGCTCAGCTCGCCATCAACGAGCACAACAAGGCCAACCCCGGCTGCCAGGTGACCTTCAAGAAGGTCGACACCGAGGGTGACCCCAACAAGTCCACCGGCCCGGTCACGCAGGTGACCAACGAGAAGGGCGTCGTGGGTGTCATCGGACTGCCGTTCTCCGGTGAGTCCAAGGCGACCGGCAAGATCTTCGAGCAGGCCGGCCTGGTGCACATCACGCCGTCCGCCACCAACCCGGCCCTGTCGACCAACGGCTGGACCACGTTCTTCCGTGGCCTCGGCAACGACAACGTGCAGGGCCCGGCCGTCCCGAAGCTCGCTGACAAGATCGGTGCCAAGAAGGTCTTCGTCGTCCAGGACGACTCGGACTACGGCATTGGCCTGTTCAAGACGAGCACCGCGGCGCTGGGCGACAAGGTCGCCGGCACCGACAAGGTGACGACCAAGCAGAAGGACTTCTCGGCCACGGTCGACAAGATCATCAAGTCCAAGGCGGACGCGGTGTTCTACTCCGGCTACTTCGCCGAGGGTGCGCCCCTCGACCAGCAGCTGGTCAGCAAGGGCTTCAAGGGCACGTTCATCGGCCCGGATGGTGTCAAGGACGACCAGTTCATCAAGCTGGCCGGTGACGCCTCCAAGAACGCCTACTTCACCTGCCCCTGCATCCCGGGTGAGCTGATCAAGGACTTCGCGACCCAGTACAAGACGGTCTCCGGCAACAAGGAGCCCGGCACGTACTCGGTCGAGGGTTACGACGCCACGGCGATCCTGCTGAGCGGTATCGACAAGGGCAAGGTCACGCGTCCGGCGCTGAAGGACTTCGTCAAGACCTACGACGGCCAGGGCCTCAGCAAGAAGTACAAGTGGGATGACAAGGGCGAGCTCGCGGAGCTGCCCGTCTACGGCTACCGCGTCGACAACGGCAAGATCGTGTCGGTCGGAGTCATCGACTGATCTCGTTCGGCATCAACGGGAGGCTCGCCCGCAATTCGGGCGGGCCTCCCGTCTCTCCGTCACCATTCAGGAGGCTCCAACTCCGTGCACACCTTGCTCATTGCCGCTGACGAACCGTGGATCACCTTCGACTGGGCCGCTCTCGGCGACAGCTTCCTAGGCGCCACCTTCGACGGTCTGACCTTCGGCGCGATCTACGCGCTCGTGGCTCTCGGTTACACGCTGGTCTACGGCGTGCTCAACCTGATGAACTTCGCTCACTCGGAGGTGTTCATCACCGGCGCGTACGCCGTCGTCTTCACCTTGAGTGCCCTTGGATTCGGTGCTTCGCCACCCAATCTCAGCGCTCTTGAGATCGCGCTCAACCTGATTCTGGCGTGCCTCGCGGCCATGGCTGCGGCGGCTGCGGTGGCCTTCCTGCTCGAGCGGATCGCCTATCGGCCGCTGAGACGAAGAAATGCGCCACGCCTGGTCTTCCTGATCACCGCCATCGGCATGTCCTTCGTCATCCAGAACCTCTTCTTCTGGCGGCGTGGAGCGACTGCCGAGCCGGCCGTCATCATGTTCCAGCCGAAGGCGGTCTTCGACATCGGCGGCACCCTGATCTACTCGGACACCCTCATCATCGTCAGCGCCGCCATCGTCATGATGGTCGGCGTCGACCAGCTGATCCGGCGGACGAAGATCGGCCGCGGTATTCGTGCGGTCGCGCAGGACCCGGACACCGCGACCCTGATGGGCGTCAACCGGGAGCGCATCATCGTGTCGACCTTCGTCATCGGTGGTGTCCTCGCCGGGGCGGCCGCGCTCTTCTACGTGATGAAGGTGCCTTCGGGAGTCGTCTACAACGGCGGCTTCATCCTCGGCATCAAGGCCTTCACCGCGGCAGTGCTCGGCGGTATCGGCAACGTGCGCGGTGCACTGCTCGGTGGTCTGCTGCTGGGCGTCATCGGCAACTACGGCCAGATCCTGCTCGGCAACGGTCAGTGGACTGACGTCGTCGCGTTCGTCGTCCTCGTCCTGGTCCTGATGGTGCGGCCCGAGGGCATCCTCGGCAGCAACCTGGCGAAGGTGCGCGCATGAGCTCCCCGATCGAAGACGCAGCGGCTACGCAGTCACACCTGGACGACCAGGCAGAGGGCAAGCGCCCCAGCCGATTCGCCGGTCTGGGCCGCTGGTGGAACGGTCTCGAGCGCTGGCAGCAGTGGGGCGTGCTGGCTATCGGGGCAGTGCTGATCTATCTGCTCCCGGTCATCAACCCGCCGCTGATCACCAGCGAACCGTCGACGGACTTCCCGATCACCTGCGCCAACATGGCGATCTACGCGTTGGCCGCATTGGGCCTGAACGTCGTGGTCGGCCAGGCCGGCCTGCTCGATCTGGGATATGTCGGCTTCTTCGCGGTCGGCGCCTATGTCGCAGCGTTGTGGACGAGCAGCGACTCCACGTTCGTGCACCTTCCGTTCCTCTGGACGTTGCCCCTGGCCATGATCGTGACGGTCTTCTTCGGCATCATCCTGGGCATACCAACGCTGCGGTTGCGCGGTGACTATCTGGCGATCGTCAC includes these proteins:
- a CDS encoding branched-chain amino acid ABC transporter substrate-binding protein, which codes for MSRSIKASAALAAAAFVLAGCANDSKDGGSSDTGSGAGSTVKQLPAQSSIEAPADALKPAGDGKAKCAAGTTIAYIGAMTGDNAQLGINIYNGAQLAINEHNKANPGCQVTFKKVDTEGDPNKSTGPVTQVTNEKGVVGVIGLPFSGESKATGKIFEQAGLVHITPSATNPALSTNGWTTFFRGLGNDNVQGPAVPKLADKIGAKKVFVVQDDSDYGIGLFKTSTAALGDKVAGTDKVTTKQKDFSATVDKIIKSKADAVFYSGYFAEGAPLDQQLVSKGFKGTFIGPDGVKDDQFIKLAGDASKNAYFTCPCIPGELIKDFATQYKTVSGNKEPGTYSVEGYDATAILLSGIDKGKVTRPALKDFVKTYDGQGLSKKYKWDDKGELAELPVYGYRVDNGKIVSVGVID
- a CDS encoding branched-chain amino acid ABC transporter permease, which codes for MLIAADEPWITFDWAALGDSFLGATFDGLTFGAIYALVALGYTLVYGVLNLMNFAHSEVFITGAYAVVFTLSALGFGASPPNLSALEIALNLILACLAAMAAAAAVAFLLERIAYRPLRRRNAPRLVFLITAIGMSFVIQNLFFWRRGATAEPAVIMFQPKAVFDIGGTLIYSDTLIIVSAAIVMMVGVDQLIRRTKIGRGIRAVAQDPDTATLMGVNRERIIVSTFVIGGVLAGAAALFYVMKVPSGVVYNGGFILGIKAFTAAVLGGIGNVRGALLGGLLLGVIGNYGQILLGNGQWTDVVAFVVLVLVLMVRPEGILGSNLAKVRA
- a CDS encoding ANTAR domain-containing response regulator, with the protein product MTESVRATTDESAGGQLRVVVAEDEALIRMDLAEMLGEAGYDVVAEVGNGEEAVAKARELKPDLVVMDVKMPVLDGISAASQIGEDGIAPVVMLTAFSDKDLVERASDAGVMAYVLKPFTIDDLRPAISVATSRWRERAVLAQEVADLGERLETRKRLDRAKGILMKRLDIDEAAAFRWIQKTAMDRRLGMREISDAVIDGMSDDPKS
- the pyk gene encoding pyruvate kinase, which codes for MRRAKIVATLGPATSTAQRVHDLVTAGMDVARLNLSHGSYADHEQVYTYIREASDDTQRAVGILVDLQGPKIRTGTFAKGPIKIAPGDRFTITVDDIEGDQDRVSTTYKGLPGDVKPGDRLLIDDGKVELRAVEVTDTDVVTEVVEGGAVSNHKGINLPGVAVSVPALSTKDEEDLRWALKLRADMIALSFVRNASDIKRVHEIMDEVGVRLPVIAKVEKPQAVDNLAEIVDAFDGIMVARGDLGVEMPLEDVPIVQKRAVELARRSAKPVIVATQVLESMIENSRPTRAEASDCANAVLDGADAIMLSGETSVGAWPIDAVRTMSRIIESTEEHGLERIPGLGTRPHTMGGAVTAAAAEIGDLLDVKYLVTFTTSGDSALRMARIRSKRPMLAFTPNGSTRSQLALVWGMETFLTPTVKHTDQMAAQVDEILLSSKRCAEGDRVIIVAGSPPGIPGSTNALRVHRMGDAKNKVAPAYQELDKG